Part of the Hydrogenothermus marinus genome is shown below.
TTATTATTTTGGATATTTTAAGAGAAATCTGTTTTAGTCTTTGATAAACAATGGAAAAAGATACAATAGTTGCTAATGCAACTCCTTTAGTAGCTTCAGCAGTTTCAATAATAAGAATTAGTGGTAAAGATGCTTTAAAAATAGGTAAATCTATCTTTTCAAGGAAAAATAATATTGAACCTAGAAAGGTTTATTTTGGTAAATTTATAGATGATAAAGGAAATATTATAGATGAAGGCCTATTTATATATTTTAAAGCACCAAATAGTTTTACTGGAGAAGATGTTGTAGAGATACAAACCCATGGAAGTGTTCCAGTCGTAAAACAGATTATAAAACAGACTATAGAAAAAGGAGCAAGATTTGCACAGCCAGGAGAATTTACAAAAAGAGCTTTTTTAAATGGCAAGATTGACCTTACTCAAGCAGAAGCAATTGCTCAACTTATAGAAGCTAAAACAGAGAAAGCAACAAAAGCAGCAGTAAATTTACTTGAAGGAAAACTTTCAAAACAGATAAAAAAATTAAAAGAAAAATTAATGAATATAAATATGTTAATAGAAGCAGAACTTAATTTCCCAGAAGATGTTGAAGAGATTGATATGAATATTGTAAAAGAAAATTTAAAAGAAGTTATTGATGAAATAAAAAAATTAATTTCAACATATAAAAAAGGAAAAATTATAAATGAAGGTATAAAACTTGCTATAGTTGGAAGACCAAATGTTGGTAAATCTTCATTGTTTAATGCCTTAGTTGGATATGAAAGGGCAATAGTCTCAGATATACAAGGAACAACAAGAGATTTTATAGAAGAAAGTTATCAAATAGATGGAATACCAATTAGATTAATTGATACTGCTGGAGTAAGAGATGCAAAAGATGAGATAGAGAAAATAGGAATTGAAAAAACAAAAGAGAAAATAAAAGAAGCAGATATAGTCTTATTTGTTTTTGATGTAAGTGAAGGATTTACAGAAGAAGATAAAAAAATATATGAAGAAGTAAAAGATAAAAATCCAATAATAGTTGGTAATAAAACTGATTTAATACTTGATAAAAATCAGAAAAAATGTTATTTTAAAGATATAATATATACAAGTGTAAAAAGTCAAAAAGGAATCTCTGAATTAGAAAAAGAAATACTCAAAAATTTACATTTAACTGAAGATAGTGATTCTGAAATTTATATTAATCTAAGACATCAAGAAAGTTTAAAAAAAGCTTTAGATGTATTAAATAAAATCTATACAAATTTTGAAAATTATA
Proteins encoded:
- the mnmE gene encoding tRNA uridine-5-carboxymethylaminomethyl(34) synthesis GTPase MnmE gives rise to the protein MEKDTIVANATPLVASAVSIIRISGKDALKIGKSIFSRKNNIEPRKVYFGKFIDDKGNIIDEGLFIYFKAPNSFTGEDVVEIQTHGSVPVVKQIIKQTIEKGARFAQPGEFTKRAFLNGKIDLTQAEAIAQLIEAKTEKATKAAVNLLEGKLSKQIKKLKEKLMNINMLIEAELNFPEDVEEIDMNIVKENLKEVIDEIKKLISTYKKGKIINEGIKLAIVGRPNVGKSSLFNALVGYERAIVSDIQGTTRDFIEESYQIDGIPIRLIDTAGVRDAKDEIEKIGIEKTKEKIKEADIVLFVFDVSEGFTEEDKKIYEEVKDKNPIIVGNKTDLILDKNQKKCYFKDIIYTSVKSQKGISELEKEILKNLHLTEDSDSEIYINLRHQESLKKALDVLNKIYTNFENYKDFKEILMIDIKEAENYLSEIIGEIATEDILGKIFSSFCIGK